GGGGAGCGTTCAATTTTAGACATCAATAACTGATACATATCCGCACCTAAATCTTCATTTGGTAGTTTAAGAAGTCCTTTTCTATACATATTATAAAATTGTGTTTTAGGTTCTAGTATCAATCCATAACTAGATATATGTTGTATATCCATAGTAAGTGCTTGATTTAAACTTTGCTCAAAGTCTTCAATTGATTGTTTAGGTAAATGGTACATTAAATCTAAACTAATTGATTGTATACCTGCATTTTTCGCATTTAACACTGAAGTGTAAATATCTTCAGTGTTATGTGTTCTTCCTAGAATTGATAATAATTCAGGTTTAAAAGTTTGTACGCCCATCGAGATTCTGTTCACACCGTATTTTTCTAATAATTGAACTTTATCTTTCGTTAATTCGTCAGGATTTGCTTCAAACGTATATTCACCTGTAATAGTAAAAATGTCCTGTATAGCTATTAAAAGCCTTTCTAGTTGCTCAATTGACAAAGCCGTTGGTGTCCCTCCACCAACATACATCGTTCTTAAATTTTTATATGTTGCTGTAGACATTTCCTTTATTAATGCATCTAAGTATTCATCTACTGGTTGGTTCTGTATAAAATATTTATTAAAATCACAATATGTACATATCCTTACACAGAAAGGAATATGTATATATGCACTCTTTACTGTCATATTCACGCCCCACTTTTTATACTGGAATTCCTACGGCTATATCAACTTGAATAATTTCAGGTGTTCATATTGATCTTCCACTATTGATTAAATCGTAATTTTACAACACTTTTTCTTAGTAAGTGCAAAGATTAGAGTCTGAAACACTTATGTCCCAGACCCTCAATTTAACTATTCAACTTTTGTAATTAAAAATAAGAGCTTGTTAAATTTTACTCATCATCCATTTTTAATACGGCTAAGAAAGCATCTTGTGGTATCTCTACATTACCAACTGCTTTCATTTTAGCTTTACCAGCTTTTTGTTTTTCAAGTAATTTACGTTTACGGCTTATGTCACCACCATAACATTTAGCTAAAACGTTTTTACCCATTGATTTAATATTCGTACGTGCAACTATTTTTTGTCCTATTGCCGCTTGAACAGGTACTTCAAATTGTTGTCTCGGAATTAGTGTTTTAAGCTTTTCTACTAATGCTTTACCACGTTCATATGCAAAATCTCTATGGACTATAAAACTTAATGCATCTACTTTATCACCATTTAATAAAATGTCCATTTTAACTAAATTACTTTCTTTATTTTCGATAAACTCATAGTCAAATGATGCATAACCTTTAGTATTAGATTTGAGTTGATCAAAGAAATCAAATACTACTTCTGCTAGTGGCAATTCATAAACAATATTTACACGAATATCATCTAAATAATCCATATTTATAAATTGACCACGCTTACGTTGACATAATTCCATTACAGCACCGACATAGTCGTTTGGAACCATCATTGTCGCGCGAACGTATGGTTCAAATATTTTTTCGATTTTATCACGATCAGGCATTTGCGCAGGATTATCCACTGTCACTTCGGAACCATCTCTTAAGATACATTGATAAATTACAGATGGTGCTGTAGCAATTAACTCAATACCAAATTCTCTCTCGATACGCTCTTGAATAATTTCCATATGCAACATACCTAAAAATCCAGTTCTATAACCAAATCCTAAAGCTTGTGATGATTCTGGTTCAAATTCTAACGAAGCATCATTTAATTGTAATTTTTCTAATGCTTCTCTTAAGTCATTATAGTTTTTATTATCGATTGGGAATAAACCACAATATACCATTGGGTTCATTTTCTTGTACCCTTGTAATGGTTCTGATGCAGGTCTACTTGCCAATGTGATAGTGTCACCAACCCTTGAATCATCAACATTTTTAATACTAGCAATAATGTAACCTACATCTCCAACTGTTAATTCGTCGACTGGCAGCTGTTTGGGTGTATTGATACCCACTTCTGTTACTTCGAATTCTTTACCTGTTGCCATCATTCGAATTTTATCACCAGCTTTTACTACACCATCAACAACTCTTATTGAAGAGATTACACCTCTATACGGATCATATTCCGAGTCGAATATTAATGCTTTTAACGGTGCTTCTGGATCACCATCTGGTGCAGGAACAACTTCAACTATTTTTTCAAGTATTTCTTCAATACCAATATTTGATTTAGCACTTGCCAAAACGACATCATCTTGATCTAAACCAATCATGTCTTCAATTTCTTGTTTAACACGTTCTGGTTCAGCTGCAGGTAAATCAATTTTATTAATAACAGGTAATAGCTCTAATTCATTATCTAAAGCTAAATAAACATTTGCTAATGTTTGTGCTTCAATACCTTGGGCAGCATCAACCACTAAGATAGCACCTTCACAAGCAGCTAATGAACGTGACACCTCATATGTAAAATCGACATGCCCAGGAGTATCAATTAAATGAAATGTATAAGTTTCTCCATCTTTTGCCTCATACTTTAGACGAACTGCATTTAATTTAATTGTAATACCACGTTCTCTTTCTAAATCCATAGAGTCTAAAAGCTGATCTTGCATATCTCTTGTTTCAACTGATTTTGTATTTTCTAATATTCTATCAGCTAGTGTAGATTTACCGTGGTCAATATGTGCTATTATTGAGAAATTCCTTATATTCTCTCTTCTTTTTAAGCGTTGCTCTTTATCCATTTTATCCTTCTCACTTTCATAAAATAAACCCGTATTATCATTCGTATCTTTGATATAATAACGTTTTTAAAAGGTAAATGCAAACGCCATAATCAACGATGAACTATGATTTTAAAACAATCTTTATTTATATACCTACTTACGATATGTTAATATTAAAGTTACGTACTTATAATTATAAAACGTATTGATTGTGTTTCCAACACAATTTATTGAATCAAGTAAAATTTAAGCTAACCCCATCAAATAAATGATTGCACAAAGGTTAGACTTTTGTTAAAATATTTCTTGTTGTAATCAAATAAAAATTTGATAAGATGAACTCACTTTTAGGAGGTGACAGAAATGGCAAATATCAAATCTGCAATTAAACGTGTGAAAACAACTGAAAAAGCTGAAGCACGCAACATTTCACAAAAGAGTGCTATGCGTACTGCAGTGAAAAACGCAAAAACAGCTGTTTCAAATAACGCTGATAATAAAAATGAATTAGTAAGCTTAGCAGTTAAGTTAGTTGACAAAGCTGCTCAAAGTAATTTAATACATTCAAACAAAGCTGACCGTATTAAATCACAATTAATGACTGCAAATAAATAATCTTTTTAAATAAAAGTTCAAGCGTATGCTTGAACTTTTATTTTTATGTTATAGAGATAAAATGAATAATTCTAAAATTAAATGTTTATCCATATAAGATGACTTTAATTTGTAATCAGTTTCTGCACAAGCATCCATTATATTTAACAATTCATCAAGTCTGTAATGTCTTACTTGACCTAAAGCTAATTTGACCCTATATGGATGAACACCTATCGTTTTAGCAATTTGTTGACCGCTATATCCTTTTTGACTTAAAATCTTACATTGATAAAACAAACGATAGTTACTTGTAATTAATGCAAGTAACTTTATAGGCTCTTCTTTCATAGTAATTAAATCTTTAACTAGAAGAATCGCTTGTTCCTTTTTTCTTTTCTGTATGTATTCTGTAAGCAAGAATACATTCTGCTCTAAACTTCTGTTAATAATTTGATTAACATCTTGCTTATTAATTGTTGGTCTGTCACCTAAAAATAAAATTAATTTTTCTAATTCTTGAGAAACAATATTAAAGTTGATACCTGTCAATTCAATAAATAAATCTAACGCATCACGCTTTATATCTTTAAAATTTTCATTTAGTTTCCTTTGAATCCATTTTTTAATATCTTCTTCAGACATTTGTTCGATTTTCTTTAACTTAGCGTGTTTTTTTAATGTTTTTGTTAATTTCTTTCTCTCATCAAGTTTGTTTTGATATACCTCAAAAACTATTAAATTTTCACCATCGTATTTTTCAATAAACTCTATTAATTGATCTACATTATGCGTCATATCTTTCGGTGATTTTTCACCAGTAAATAAAAATGCATTTTTAACCAATATTGCTTTTTTTTCTGAAAAGAAAGGCAATGTTAATGTTTCTTCTACAATTGGTGCAATCTCTGTTTCATATAAATTGAATTTCACAAAGTTAAAATCATCTCTATCATCTTTTAAAAATTGCGAAATAATTTCTTTACTTTGCTTTTCAACCAATTCAGGTACATCTCCATAAATAGCTACAATATTGTCGCTCATTCATTACACCCTTTCATACGTTTAACACATCAATAGATTATATCATGTTTTAACGATTAAACACTAATCACTTATTTTACTCAATTTAACGTAACTTTTAAATTTTCATCTAAATCAATTGTTACTTGTCCATTATATTGAGAATCATAAATTTGACTATGAAAACTTTTCAATCTATTTATTACCTCTTTATTAGGTAGACGGTATATGTTGTTTTTTCCAGATGAAATTAAGCTAATATTTGGTTGTACGGCTTCAATAAATTGTGCTGAACTGCTAGTTTTACTTCCATGATGTCCTACTTTAAGAATATCAACTTTTGGTAGGTGATATTTCTTCAGCAATATCTCTTCATTATTCTTTGTTGCATCTCCCATTAATAATACTTTTTTATTATGATAATTAATTAAAGTAACGATTGAATATTCATTTTTGTCTTGGCTACCCTGAATATAGCTATTTAAAAAAGTAAAATCACTTTCTCCTATTCTAAAATTTCCTACTTGTCTTACAT
This is a stretch of genomic DNA from Staphylococcus roterodami. It encodes these proteins:
- the hemW gene encoding radical SAM family heme chaperone HemW, with amino-acid sequence MTVKSAYIHIPFCVRICTYCDFNKYFIQNQPVDEYLDALIKEMSTATYKNLRTMYVGGGTPTALSIEQLERLLIAIQDIFTITGEYTFEANPDELTKDKVQLLEKYGVNRISMGVQTFKPELLSILGRTHNTEDIYTSVLNAKNAGIQSISLDLMYHLPKQSIEDFEQSLNQALTMDIQHISSYGLILEPKTQFYNMYRKGLLKLPNEDLGADMYQLLMSKIERSPFHQYEISNFSLDNHESEHNKVYWLNEEYYGFGAGASGYVDGVRYTNINPVNHYIKAINKENKAILVSNKPTLTERMEEEMFLGLRLNEGVNRQRFKNKFDQPIENVFGQTIEDLKNRQLLIEKSDSIALSARGKVIGNEVFEAFLIND
- the lepA gene encoding translation elongation factor 4, translating into MDKEQRLKRRENIRNFSIIAHIDHGKSTLADRILENTKSVETRDMQDQLLDSMDLERERGITIKLNAVRLKYEAKDGETYTFHLIDTPGHVDFTYEVSRSLAACEGAILVVDAAQGIEAQTLANVYLALDNELELLPVINKIDLPAAEPERVKQEIEDMIGLDQDDVVLASAKSNIGIEEILEKIVEVVPAPDGDPEAPLKALIFDSEYDPYRGVISSIRVVDGVVKAGDKIRMMATGKEFEVTEVGINTPKQLPVDELTVGDVGYIIASIKNVDDSRVGDTITLASRPASEPLQGYKKMNPMVYCGLFPIDNKNYNDLREALEKLQLNDASLEFEPESSQALGFGYRTGFLGMLHMEIIQERIEREFGIELIATAPSVIYQCILRDGSEVTVDNPAQMPDRDKIEKIFEPYVRATMMVPNDYVGAVMELCQRKRGQFINMDYLDDIRVNIVYELPLAEVVFDFFDQLKSNTKGYASFDYEFIENKESNLVKMDILLNGDKVDALSFIVHRDFAYERGKALVEKLKTLIPRQQFEVPVQAAIGQKIVARTNIKSMGKNVLAKCYGGDISRKRKLLEKQKAGKAKMKAVGNVEIPQDAFLAVLKMDDE
- the rpsT gene encoding 30S ribosomal protein S20, which encodes MANIKSAIKRVKTTEKAEARNISQKSAMRTAVKNAKTAVSNNADNKNELVSLAVKLVDKAAQSNLIHSNKADRIKSQLMTANK
- the holA gene encoding DNA polymerase III subunit delta, translating into MSDNIVAIYGDVPELVEKQSKEIISQFLKDDRDDFNFVKFNLYETEIAPIVEETLTLPFFSEKKAILVKNAFLFTGEKSPKDMTHNVDQLIEFIEKYDGENLIVFEVYQNKLDERKKLTKTLKKHAKLKKIEQMSEEDIKKWIQRKLNENFKDIKRDALDLFIELTGINFNIVSQELEKLILFLGDRPTINKQDVNQIINRSLEQNVFLLTEYIQKRKKEQAILLVKDLITMKEEPIKLLALITSNYRLFYQCKILSQKGYSGQQIAKTIGVHPYRVKLALGQVRHYRLDELLNIMDACAETDYKLKSSYMDKHLILELFILSL